A window from Toxoplasma gondii ME49 chromosome IX, whole genome shotgun sequence encodes these proteins:
- a CDS encoding hypothetical protein (encoded by transcript TGME49_304870) has protein sequence MLKVDREMHPQKKGRLEPDVLKASLLFCPIATEFFPDGTLTAREVFEVISSHEVDHLFPLFTVTYDIAFKGRDPADLVRVFETREVRPHKTAEECNILVLPPLMANARRRIGRLQSIVDHERFKEQEKKIVKEYEKRYTEIEVAAETAKTADDFTPVAPAAEECRARK, from the exons ATGCTCAAAGTCGACCGCGAGATGCACCcgcagaagaagggcagacTCGAACCAGATGTGCTGAAGGCGTCATTGCTGTTCTGTCCTATCGCAACGGAGTTCTTCCCAGAC GGCACCCTTACTGCAAGAGAAGTATTTGAGGTCATATCGTCCCATGAAGTCGACcacctgtttcctctcttcactgTCACGTACGACATCGCATTCAAGGGAAGAGATCCAGCAGATCTCGTTCGTGTATTCGAGACAAGAGAGGTCCGCCCCCACAAGACGGCTGAAGAATGCAACATTCTTGTGCTGCCTCCTCTCATGGCAAATGCCAGAAGAAGG ATTGGTCGCCTGCAATCGATAGTTGACCACGAACGCTTTaaagaacaggagaagaagatcgtGAAAGAATACGAGAAGAGGTACACAGAGATAGAAGtcgctgcggagacagcgaagactgCGGATGACTTCACTCCCGTCGCACCAGCAGCAGAGGAGTGCCGGGCAAGAAAATGA